A single region of the Pelosinus sp. IPA-1 genome encodes:
- the fusA gene encoding elongation factor G translates to MARKFSLSNTRNIGIMAHIDAGKTTTTERILFYTGKVHKIGEVHEGAATMDWMVQEQERGITITSAATTCEWSGHRINIIDTPGHVDFTVEVERSLRVLDGSVAVFCAKGGVEPQSETVWRQADKYGVPRMAYVNKMDILGADFYRVVDMMKNRLGANAVPVQLPIGLENGFKGYVDLVQMKAVVYTDDLGKFSEAADIPEDMQEHVAEYRQGLLDAVAESDDELMMKYLEGEEFTLEEIYAGIRKATIACKMTPVLCGSSYKNKGVQPLLDAVIAYMPAPTDVPAIKGINPDTEAEDERAADDSLPFSALAFKIMADPYVGKLAFFRVYSGELSSGSYVYNSTKGKKERIGRILQMHANHREEIERVYTGDIAAAVGLKDTTTGDTLCDDKNQIILESMVFPEPVISVAVEPKTKADQEKMGIALQRLAEEDPTFRVNTDQETGQTIIAGVGELHLEIIVDRMLREFKVDCSVGKPQVAYRETIRKKVKSEGKFVRQSGGRGQYGHCWLEIEPLEPGQGFIFESKVVGGSIPREYIAPIGAGCKEAMDNGVLAGYPMVDIKVTVLEGSYHDVDSSEMAFKIAGSMGFKAGCAKAGAVILEPYMKVEVIVPEEYMGDVIGDLNSRRGRIEGMEAINGSQSIKAFVPLAEMFGYVTDLRSKTQGRGNYSMSFAHYDEVPRSIAEAIIAKVKGV, encoded by the coding sequence GTGGCCAGAAAATTCTCGCTAAGTAATACACGTAATATTGGTATTATGGCACATATTGACGCTGGCAAAACCACTACGACTGAACGGATACTGTTTTATACTGGCAAAGTACACAAAATCGGTGAAGTGCATGAAGGCGCTGCGACAATGGATTGGATGGTACAAGAACAAGAGCGAGGTATTACAATTACTTCTGCGGCTACTACTTGTGAATGGTCTGGACATCGCATTAACATCATTGACACACCAGGACACGTGGACTTTACTGTAGAAGTAGAGCGCTCACTCAGAGTGTTAGATGGATCTGTAGCTGTGTTTTGCGCTAAAGGTGGCGTAGAACCGCAATCAGAAACTGTTTGGCGTCAAGCTGATAAATATGGTGTGCCACGTATGGCATACGTTAATAAAATGGATATTCTAGGTGCTGATTTTTACCGAGTTGTCGATATGATGAAAAATCGTTTAGGTGCAAATGCAGTGCCAGTTCAACTGCCAATTGGCTTGGAAAATGGCTTCAAAGGGTATGTTGATTTGGTACAAATGAAAGCGGTTGTTTATACAGATGACCTTGGTAAATTTAGTGAAGCTGCTGATATTCCAGAAGACATGCAAGAGCATGTGGCTGAATACCGTCAAGGTCTTTTAGATGCAGTTGCAGAAAGTGATGACGAACTCATGATGAAATATCTTGAGGGCGAAGAATTTACTTTAGAAGAGATCTATGCTGGTATTCGTAAAGCTACGATTGCTTGTAAAATGACTCCTGTTTTATGCGGATCTTCCTATAAGAACAAAGGTGTGCAGCCGTTATTGGATGCAGTTATTGCATACATGCCGGCACCTACTGATGTTCCAGCTATTAAAGGGATTAATCCTGATACAGAAGCAGAAGATGAACGTGCAGCTGATGACAGCTTACCATTCTCAGCTTTAGCTTTCAAAATCATGGCTGACCCTTATGTAGGTAAGTTAGCATTCTTCAGAGTATACTCCGGCGAACTTTCTTCCGGGTCTTATGTATATAATTCCACTAAAGGAAAGAAAGAACGTATTGGACGTATCTTGCAGATGCATGCAAATCACCGTGAAGAAATCGAAAGAGTATACACAGGCGATATCGCTGCTGCTGTAGGACTTAAAGATACAACTACTGGTGATACTTTATGTGATGACAAAAACCAAATTATTCTTGAATCCATGGTTTTCCCTGAACCAGTTATTTCGGTAGCTGTTGAGCCTAAGACCAAAGCTGACCAAGAAAAAATGGGTATTGCACTACAACGTTTGGCAGAAGAAGATCCTACATTCCGTGTGAATACAGATCAAGAAACTGGTCAAACGATTATTGCTGGTGTTGGTGAATTACATTTAGAAATTATCGTTGACCGGATGCTAAGAGAATTCAAAGTGGATTGTAGCGTAGGTAAACCTCAGGTTGCTTATCGTGAAACTATCCGCAAAAAAGTTAAATCCGAAGGTAAATTTGTTCGTCAGTCTGGTGGTCGTGGACAATATGGTCATTGTTGGTTGGAAATTGAACCTCTTGAACCAGGTCAAGGTTTCATCTTCGAAAGCAAAGTTGTCGGCGGTTCCATTCCAAGAGAATATATTGCACCTATCGGAGCTGGTTGTAAAGAAGCTATGGATAATGGGGTTTTAGCGGGTTACCCTATGGTGGACATTAAAGTAACTGTACTTGAAGGTTCCTACCATGATGTTGACTCCTCTGAAATGGCATTTAAAATAGCTGGTTCAATGGGCTTTAAAGCTGGTTGCGCAAAAGCCGGTGCTGTAATTTTGGAACCATACATGAAAGTAGAAGTTATTGTTCCTGAAGAATACATGGGCGATGTAATTGGCGATTTGAACTCACGTCGTGGACGCATAGAAGGTATGGAAGCAATTAACGGCTCCCAGTCCATCAAAGCATTTGTGCCATTGGCTGAAATGTTTGGTTATGTAACTGACT
- the rpsG gene encoding 30S ribosomal protein S7, with protein sequence MPRKGPVTKRDVLQDPVYNSKIVTRFVNKVMLDGKKSVAENIVYDAFDIIRAKTGKDPLEVFETAMKNVMPVLEVRARRVGGANYQVPIEVRADRRLSLGIRWLVNYSRLRGEKTMRERLAAELIDASNNTGATIKKKEDTHKMAEANKAFAHYRW encoded by the coding sequence ATGCCAAGAAAAGGACCTGTTACAAAACGCGATGTATTGCAAGATCCGGTATACAATTCTAAAATTGTTACTCGATTTGTAAATAAAGTAATGTTAGATGGTAAAAAAAGTGTTGCTGAAAATATTGTGTATGATGCATTTGATATTATTCGTGCAAAAACCGGCAAAGATCCATTAGAGGTTTTTGAAACAGCAATGAAAAATGTTATGCCAGTATTGGAAGTGCGTGCTCGCCGTGTTGGTGGTGCTAACTATCAAGTTCCGATCGAAGTACGCGCAGATCGTCGTTTGTCACTTGGGATTCGCTGGTTGGTGAATTACTCAAGACTACGCGGTGAAAAAACTATGCGTGAAAGACTTGCTGCTGAATTAATTGATGCTTCCAATAATACTGGTGCTACAATTAAGAAAAAAGAAGATACGCATAAAATGGCTGAAGCCAATAAAGCTTTTGCACATTATCGCTGGTAA
- the rpsL gene encoding 30S ribosomal protein S12 has protein sequence MPTINQLVRKGRESLIQKSTAPALKESPQKRGVCTRVYTTTPKKPNSALRKVARVRLTNGIEVTAYIPGIGHNLQEHSVVLIRGGRIKDLPGVRYHIVRGALDTAGVQKRSQSRSKYGTKRAKK, from the coding sequence ATGCCAACAATTAATCAATTAGTACGTAAAGGTAGAGAGTCACTTATACAAAAATCTACTGCACCTGCTTTGAAAGAAAGCCCGCAAAAGCGTGGTGTATGTACAAGAGTATATACAACTACTCCTAAGAAACCAAACTCTGCACTTCGTAAAGTGGCAAGGGTACGTTTAACAAATGGTATTGAAGTTACTGCCTATATCCCTGGTATCGGTCATAACTTACAAGAACATAGTGTTGTGCTTATCAGAGGTGGTAGAATCAAGGATTTACCGGGCGTACGTTATCACATTGTTCGTGGTGCATTAGACACTGCTGGAGTGCAAAAACGTAGCCAAAGTAGATCAAAATACGGTACAAAACGTGCTAAAAAGTAA
- a CDS encoding ribosomal L7Ae/L30e/S12e/Gadd45 family protein: MSLEMLKTAKKIVGVKQVTKAVEKDLAQLVYIAQDAEQRLVEPLRTLCTRKKTAIEMTLTMTELGKTCGIEVGAAAVAILK, from the coding sequence ATGTCGCTCGAAATGTTAAAAACTGCAAAAAAGATAGTTGGTGTTAAGCAAGTTACTAAGGCTGTTGAAAAGGATTTGGCGCAACTTGTCTATATTGCACAAGATGCGGAACAACGCTTAGTAGAACCTCTACGAACGTTGTGTACTCGAAAAAAAACAGCAATAGAAATGACGCTTACCATGACTGAACTTGGTAAAACCTGTGGCATCGAAGTTGGTGCAGCAGCAGTAGCCATTTTAAAGTAA
- the rpoC gene encoding DNA-directed RNA polymerase subunit beta' → MLDVNNFDSMRIGLASPEQIRKWSFGEVKKPETINYRTLKPEREGLFCEKIFGPTRDWECHCGKYKRIRYKGIVCDRCGVEVTRSKVRRDRMGHIQLAAPVSHIWYFKGIPSRMGLILDISPRSLEKVLYFASYIVLDPGDTPLMKRQLLTENEYRDYRDKYGNSFKVGMGAEAVKKLLEELDLEKISKELKQELKEVSGQRKIRAIRRLEVTEAFRKSGNRPDWMIMDVVPVIPPELRPMVQLDGGRFATSDLNDLYRRVINRNNRLKRLLDLGAPDIIVRNEKRMLQEAVDALIDNGRRGRPVTGPGNRPLKSLSDMLKGKQGRFRQNLLGKRVDYSGRSVIVVGPELKLHQCGLPKEMALELFKPFVMKKLVNAGHAHNIKSAKRMVERVRPEVWDVLEEVIKEHPVLLNRAPTLHRLGIQAFEPVLSEGRAIKLHPLVCTAYNADFDGDQMAVHVPLSAEAQSEARMLMLAAHNILSTKDGKPVVTPTQDMVLGAYYLTMEKKGDIGEGKIMCDINEALLAYHQKELSLHAIIKVRFPKYGLVTTTMGRLIFNENLPEEVRYFFQKDGEWHLGIMMDKKELGKLVAETYRQFGNSKTAVVIDNVKRLGYAFACRAGMTVAIADINIPPEKKDILGTTEGRVDVVDKQYRRGLITEDERYKKTIELWTKATDDVTSAMMNNLDNFNPIYMMANSGARGNIQQIRQLAGMRGLMADPSGRIIDRPIKANFREGLTVLEYFISTHGARKGLADTALRTADSGYLTRRLVDVSQDVIVREEDCDIVGINLVRERARLAKSSAGAIEVLRDTLLGRVLAEDVLDPKTADILIPRTTILADDSLRIIGEHGVPEIILRGMSTVMEEDINASASNETIVLGAPEEKMRELLKNAMVREMLGKNTTNAITDSNGVEIVAAETPLTEEAIEAVLVSDVREVKVRNNNIRGIEVEAITEGSGVIEALKDRIVGRFVAEDIIDPKTGEYIVKTNDTISEALADRIVAVREHVSIRSVLTCRSQFGVCIKCYGRNLATGHPVDVGEAVGIIAAQSIGEPGTQLTMRTFHTGGVAGDDITQGLPRVEELFEARKPKRQAIITEIDGVAAVDVKEVKGMRKITVVPAVGEERVYPIPYGARIIVRDGQQIIAGDRLTEGSVNPHDILRVCGIQATQRYLVYEVQKVYKSQGVEINDKHIEVIVRQMLHKVKTEESGDTELLPGEYIDTNTFEEENAKAIEEGGEPSVARPILLGITKASLATDSFLSAASFQETTRVLTEAAIKGKIDPLLGLKENVIIGKLIPAGTGMSRYRNIKLTHTKNVTV, encoded by the coding sequence TTGTTAGATGTAAACAATTTTGATTCAATGAGGATTGGATTAGCTTCTCCGGAGCAAATCCGCAAATGGTCATTTGGTGAGGTAAAAAAACCAGAGACTATAAATTACCGTACTCTTAAACCAGAGCGTGAAGGTTTATTTTGTGAAAAAATATTTGGGCCAACTCGCGATTGGGAATGTCATTGTGGTAAATACAAAAGAATTCGCTATAAAGGTATTGTCTGCGATCGTTGCGGTGTAGAAGTAACGCGTTCAAAAGTGCGACGTGATCGTATGGGACATATCCAATTAGCGGCGCCTGTTTCTCACATTTGGTATTTTAAGGGTATCCCTAGTCGTATGGGGCTGATATTAGATATCTCGCCTCGTTCTTTAGAAAAAGTATTATATTTCGCTTCTTATATCGTACTTGATCCTGGTGATACACCACTTATGAAACGTCAACTGTTGACGGAAAATGAGTACAGAGATTACCGAGATAAATATGGTAACTCTTTCAAAGTTGGTATGGGAGCGGAAGCCGTTAAAAAGCTTCTTGAAGAATTGGATTTGGAGAAAATCTCCAAAGAGTTAAAACAAGAACTTAAAGAAGTAAGCGGTCAACGTAAAATCAGAGCGATTCGTCGTTTGGAAGTTACAGAGGCTTTTCGTAAATCGGGTAACCGTCCTGATTGGATGATCATGGATGTTGTACCTGTTATTCCGCCAGAATTACGACCAATGGTACAATTGGATGGTGGTCGTTTTGCGACTTCCGATCTTAATGACTTGTACCGTAGAGTAATTAACCGCAATAATCGGTTAAAGCGTCTACTAGATCTAGGCGCTCCTGACATTATTGTGCGTAATGAAAAACGTATGCTGCAAGAAGCCGTTGATGCCTTGATTGATAATGGCCGTCGCGGACGTCCTGTTACAGGTCCTGGCAATCGTCCTCTTAAATCCTTAAGCGATATGCTCAAGGGAAAACAAGGTCGTTTCCGTCAAAATCTATTAGGTAAACGGGTAGATTACTCTGGCCGTTCGGTTATTGTAGTTGGTCCTGAACTTAAATTGCATCAGTGTGGTTTGCCGAAAGAAATGGCGTTAGAATTGTTTAAACCTTTTGTTATGAAAAAACTAGTGAATGCTGGTCATGCTCATAATATTAAGAGTGCTAAACGTATGGTAGAGAGAGTGCGCCCAGAAGTTTGGGATGTATTAGAAGAAGTGATTAAAGAACACCCAGTGCTCTTAAATCGTGCTCCTACCCTACATAGATTAGGGATTCAGGCATTTGAACCAGTATTGTCAGAGGGGCGTGCCATAAAACTTCATCCGTTAGTATGTACAGCATATAATGCGGATTTTGATGGTGACCAAATGGCGGTTCATGTACCACTTTCTGCGGAAGCGCAATCAGAAGCCCGTATGTTGATGTTAGCTGCTCATAATATCCTATCAACCAAAGATGGTAAACCGGTAGTAACACCGACCCAAGATATGGTTTTAGGAGCATATTACCTTACGATGGAGAAAAAAGGCGATATTGGCGAAGGTAAGATAATGTGTGACATTAATGAAGCACTACTAGCTTATCATCAAAAAGAATTGTCTCTTCATGCCATAATTAAAGTACGTTTTCCAAAGTATGGTTTGGTAACTACTACTATGGGACGTCTGATATTTAACGAGAACTTGCCTGAAGAAGTTCGCTATTTCTTCCAAAAAGATGGCGAATGGCATTTAGGTATTATGATGGATAAAAAAGAACTTGGTAAATTGGTAGCTGAAACCTATCGACAATTTGGTAATTCCAAAACAGCCGTAGTAATTGATAATGTGAAAAGACTCGGTTATGCTTTTGCTTGTCGTGCAGGTATGACAGTGGCTATTGCTGATATTAATATTCCTCCTGAAAAGAAGGATATTTTGGGTACTACCGAAGGTAGAGTTGATGTTGTCGACAAGCAATATCGTCGTGGTTTGATTACTGAAGATGAAAGATATAAGAAAACAATTGAACTATGGACGAAAGCTACGGATGATGTAACATCTGCAATGATGAACAACTTGGACAATTTTAATCCAATTTATATGATGGCTAACTCTGGTGCCCGTGGTAACATTCAACAGATTCGTCAGTTGGCTGGTATGCGCGGACTTATGGCTGATCCATCAGGACGAATTATTGACCGTCCAATCAAAGCAAACTTCCGTGAGGGTTTAACAGTACTTGAATACTTTATTTCCACTCATGGTGCTCGTAAAGGTTTGGCTGATACAGCACTTAGAACAGCCGATTCTGGTTATTTGACACGTCGTTTGGTTGACGTATCCCAAGATGTCATTGTTCGCGAAGAAGACTGTGATATTGTAGGAATTAATTTGGTACGTGAACGGGCACGATTGGCAAAATCCAGTGCTGGTGCGATTGAAGTATTGAGAGATACACTATTAGGCCGCGTTTTAGCGGAAGATGTTCTTGATCCTAAAACTGCGGATATACTGATTCCTCGTACTACCATACTTGCAGATGATAGTTTGCGTATCATTGGTGAACATGGAGTGCCAGAAATTATATTACGTGGCATGTCAACTGTTATGGAAGAAGACATTAATGCATCTGCTTCTAACGAAACAATTGTGTTAGGCGCGCCAGAAGAAAAAATGCGCGAACTTCTTAAAAATGCTATGGTTCGTGAAATGTTGGGTAAAAACACGACAAATGCAATTACTGATAGTAATGGCGTTGAAATTGTTGCGGCAGAGACACCGCTTACCGAAGAAGCCATTGAGGCAGTTTTAGTGAGTGATGTACGAGAAGTGAAGGTCCGTAACAATAATATTAGGGGTATCGAGGTAGAAGCAATCACTGAAGGCTCTGGTGTTATCGAAGCCTTGAAAGATCGTATTGTTGGACGCTTTGTCGCAGAAGATATTATTGATCCTAAAACGGGCGAATATATTGTGAAAACAAATGATACCATCAGTGAAGCATTGGCAGATCGTATCGTTGCTGTGCGTGAGCATGTATCCATTCGTTCCGTACTTACTTGTAGGTCTCAATTTGGAGTATGTATTAAATGTTATGGACGCAATCTAGCAACGGGGCATCCTGTTGATGTAGGTGAAGCAGTAGGTATTATTGCTGCTCAATCTATCGGTGAACCAGGTACACAGCTTACTATGCGTACCTTCCATACTGGTGGTGTTGCTGGTGACGATATTACCCAAGGTTTGCCAAGGGTTGAGGAATTGTTTGAAGCCCGTAAACCAAAACGTCAAGCTATTATTACTGAAATCGATGGCGTAGCTGCTGTTGATGTGAAAGAAGTAAAAGGCATGCGTAAGATTACAGTAGTTCCTGCTGTGGGCGAAGAACGTGTTTATCCTATCCCTTACGGTGCTCGGATTATTGTGCGCGATGGACAGCAGATTATTGCTGGTGACCGCCTCACCGAGGGTTCAGTAAACCCACATGACATTTTGCGTGTCTGCGGAATCCAAGCGACACAAAGGTACTTGGTTTATGAAGTACAAAAAGTATATAAATCCCAGGGTGTTGAGATCAATGATAAACATATCGAAGTAATTGTTCGTCAAATGCTCCACAAGGTGAAAACAGAGGAATCTGGCGACACTGAACTTTTACCAGGTGAATACATTGATACGAATACCTTTGAAGAAGAAAATGCAAAAGCAATTGAAGAAGGCGGCGAACCATCTGTAGCACGTCCTATATTGCTTGGTATTACCAAAGCTTCTTTGGCAACAGATTCTTTCTTATCCGCAGCATCTTTCCAAGAAACAACTCGTGTACTTACGGAAGCTGCAATTAAGGGTAAAATTGATCCATTGCTTGGACTTAAGGAAAATGTTATTATCGGTAAGTTAATACCAGCAGGTACTGGTATGAGTCGTTATCGAAACATAAAACTTACCCATACAAAAAATGTAACGGTATAG
- the rpoB gene encoding DNA-directed RNA polymerase subunit beta, producing MFNPVPVGKKIRYSYAKIKEVLDMPNLIEIQKNSYNWFLKEGLQEIFHDISPIQDFTGNLVLTFEKFTLGEAKYHVEECKERDVTYSAPLRVNVRLINRETGEIKEQEVFMGDFPLMTENGTFIINGAERVIVSQLVRSPGAYYNESIDATGKKLYNSTVIPNRGAWLELETDANDVMSVRVDRTRKLPATVLIRALGYASNAAIAELFHDDVRIRATLERDNTNSREEALVEIYKRLRPGEPPTVDNATQLLESLFFDSKRYDLATVGRYKLTKKLGWRRRLMGKTLYQPIANAETGEVIVAADTIVDEKVLDHIEQSGVFATDALIEVKVKLKDGSPVKMLCNPTLPYNHRTITREDILASVNYLLNLMDGFGNVDDIDHLGNRRLRSVGELLQNQFRIGLSRMERVVKERMTIQDVDVITPQALINIRPVVAAIKEFFGSSQLSQFMDQTNPLAELTHKRRLSALGPGGLSRERAGFEVRDVHHSHYGRMCPIETPEGPNIGLIGSLSTFGRINEFGFIETPYRKIDKDNLIVTEEVRYLTADEEDEVVCAQANEPLGENNWFVEPRVTVRHRHEILVIPAEKVDYMDVSPKQVVSIATAMIPFLENDDANRALMGANMQRQAVPLLRTQAPLIGTGMEYKAARDSGVLILAKNAGVVEKVTATEIRVRTERGTLDNYKLLKYLRSNQGTCINQKPIVYKGEQVEKGQVLVDGPATDQGELALGFNVLVAFMPWEGYNYEDAILLSEKIVKDDIYTSIHIEEYECDARDTKLGPEEITRDIPNVAEEVLKDLDDRGIIRIGAEVRPGDILVGKVTPKGETELTAEERLLRAIFGEKAREVRDTSLRVPHGEAGKIVDVKVFSRENGDELPPGVNFLVRVYIAQKRKISEGDKMAGRHGNKGVVSRIMREEDMPFLPDGTPVQIVLNPLGVPSRMNIGQVLETHLGMAAAAFGMQIRTNSPGVADRLKEVGYDVDKHGLPKPGIAGINLATPVFDGAHEEEVFRTLKAAGLSEDGKTVLYDGRTGEAFDNRVTVGWVYMLKLAHLVDDKIHARSTGPYSLVTQQPLGGKAQFGGQRFGEMEVWALEAYGAAYTLQELLTVKSDDVVGRVKTYEAIVKGENIPEPGVPESFKVLIKELQSIGLDVKILNEDAQEIMIDDIDEDIHQVAKELELNIGSPSAVAVPPDEAHTRTKAELEPDVLDEFEGTDEMEPLEEELDIIAEIGEMDEDKFDLDDSGIVDDLELPGRKSVKKVKGKDKKQTQRDLLEEIDDEEIE from the coding sequence ATGTTTAATCCTGTTCCGGTTGGCAAAAAAATCAGATATAGTTATGCCAAGATTAAAGAAGTACTGGACATGCCCAATCTGATTGAAATTCAGAAAAATTCGTATAACTGGTTTCTGAAGGAAGGGCTACAAGAGATTTTCCATGACATTTCGCCAATTCAAGACTTCACGGGTAATTTAGTATTAACCTTTGAAAAGTTTACATTAGGCGAAGCCAAGTATCACGTCGAAGAATGTAAAGAGCGGGACGTTACCTATTCTGCCCCTTTACGTGTTAATGTTCGATTAATTAATCGTGAGACTGGTGAAATTAAAGAACAAGAAGTATTTATGGGTGATTTCCCGCTAATGACCGAAAATGGTACATTTATCATTAATGGTGCAGAGCGGGTTATTGTTAGTCAGTTAGTACGCTCGCCTGGTGCGTACTACAATGAATCCATCGATGCGACAGGTAAAAAACTGTATAATTCTACAGTGATTCCTAATCGTGGTGCGTGGTTAGAACTAGAGACAGATGCCAATGATGTGATGTCTGTTCGTGTTGACCGTACCAGAAAACTGCCAGCAACTGTATTAATTCGTGCATTAGGTTACGCATCAAATGCTGCTATTGCTGAACTGTTCCATGATGACGTACGAATCCGTGCTACATTAGAACGGGATAACACCAACTCTAGAGAAGAAGCCCTAGTAGAGATATATAAAAGGCTTCGTCCAGGTGAGCCACCGACAGTTGACAATGCTACTCAATTACTGGAATCCTTGTTTTTTGATTCTAAGCGTTACGATTTAGCAACAGTAGGTCGTTACAAATTAACCAAAAAATTAGGCTGGCGCAGGCGCCTAATGGGTAAGACGCTTTATCAACCAATCGCAAATGCTGAAACGGGTGAAGTAATCGTTGCTGCAGATACGATCGTGGATGAGAAAGTACTTGACCATATTGAGCAAAGTGGTGTGTTTGCAACTGATGCCTTAATTGAAGTAAAAGTTAAATTAAAAGATGGTTCACCAGTTAAAATGCTGTGTAACCCTACTTTGCCTTATAATCACCGGACTATTACAAGGGAAGATATTTTAGCCTCGGTTAACTATCTTTTAAACTTGATGGATGGTTTTGGCAATGTGGATGATATCGATCATCTAGGTAATCGACGTTTACGTTCTGTAGGTGAACTTCTTCAAAATCAATTCCGTATTGGTCTATCTCGTATGGAACGGGTAGTAAAAGAACGTATGACCATTCAGGATGTGGATGTAATTACTCCTCAAGCTTTAATTAATATTCGCCCTGTCGTGGCTGCAATCAAAGAATTCTTTGGTTCTAGTCAGTTGTCTCAGTTTATGGATCAAACCAATCCATTGGCAGAGTTGACACATAAACGTCGCTTAAGCGCCTTGGGACCTGGTGGACTCAGTCGTGAACGCGCTGGCTTTGAAGTACGTGACGTACATCATTCTCACTATGGACGTATGTGCCCTATTGAAACGCCAGAAGGTCCGAATATCGGTTTGATTGGTTCTCTATCAACTTTTGGACGTATTAATGAGTTTGGCTTTATTGAAACTCCTTATCGGAAAATTGATAAAGATAACCTTATTGTGACAGAAGAAGTTCGTTATTTGACAGCTGACGAGGAAGATGAAGTAGTATGTGCTCAGGCGAATGAACCATTAGGAGAAAATAACTGGTTTGTTGAACCTAGGGTTACGGTACGTCATAGGCACGAAATATTAGTCATTCCAGCTGAAAAAGTTGACTATATGGATGTATCTCCGAAGCAAGTTGTATCCATTGCTACGGCTATGATTCCATTTTTGGAAAACGATGATGCGAATCGTGCCTTAATGGGTGCGAACATGCAACGTCAAGCAGTGCCGCTCTTACGAACACAGGCACCACTTATTGGAACTGGGATGGAATATAAAGCCGCCCGCGATTCTGGTGTTTTGATTCTAGCAAAGAATGCTGGTGTAGTTGAAAAGGTTACTGCTACCGAAATAAGGGTACGTACAGAACGTGGTACGTTGGATAACTATAAATTACTTAAATATTTGCGTTCCAATCAAGGAACATGCATCAATCAAAAACCAATCGTTTACAAAGGTGAGCAGGTAGAAAAAGGCCAGGTATTGGTTGATGGGCCTGCTACTGATCAAGGTGAATTAGCATTAGGTTTTAATGTCCTGGTGGCTTTCATGCCGTGGGAAGGTTATAACTATGAAGATGCGATTTTACTAAGTGAAAAAATTGTAAAAGATGATATATATACCTCCATACATATTGAAGAATATGAATGTGATGCCAGAGATACAAAACTAGGCCCAGAGGAGATTACTCGAGATATTCCAAACGTGGCGGAAGAAGTACTGAAAGATCTTGATGATCGCGGTATTATTCGTATTGGTGCAGAAGTACGTCCGGGGGATATTCTAGTAGGTAAGGTTACTCCAAAAGGCGAGACAGAACTTACCGCAGAGGAACGCTTGCTTCGAGCCATTTTTGGTGAGAAAGCCCGCGAAGTTCGTGACACGTCACTTAGGGTTCCACACGGTGAGGCTGGTAAGATTGTTGACGTTAAAGTCTTTAGCCGAGAAAATGGCGATGAATTACCACCAGGCGTGAACTTCTTAGTACGTGTATACATTGCCCAAAAACGTAAAATTTCTGAAGGTGACAAAATGGCTGGTCGTCATGGTAATAAAGGGGTTGTTTCACGTATTATGCGTGAAGAAGATATGCCTTTCTTACCAGATGGTACCCCAGTACAAATTGTACTAAATCCTTTGGGTGTACCGTCCCGTATGAATATCGGACAGGTACTTGAAACCCACTTGGGAATGGCTGCTGCAGCTTTTGGTATGCAAATTAGAACGAACTCTCCAGGTGTTGCAGACAGACTTAAAGAAGTAGGCTATGATGTTGATAAACATGGTCTGCCTAAACCTGGTATTGCTGGTATTAATCTAGCAACTCCAGTATTTGATGGGGCTCATGAGGAAGAGGTCTTTAGAACACTTAAGGCAGCTGGTCTTTCTGAGGATGGTAAAACGGTCCTTTATGATGGACGTACAGGGGAAGCCTTTGACAATCGTGTTACTGTAGGTTGGGTATACATGTTGAAATTGGCCCATTTGGTTGATGACAAGATTCATGCTCGTTCTACTGGTCCTTACTCTTTGGTTACCCAACAGCCTTTGGGTGGTAAAGCCCAATTTGGCGGTCAACGTTTCGGGGAAATGGAAGTATGGGCTTTGGAAGCATATGGTGCTGCCTATACATTACAAGAACTCTTAACTGTAAAATCCGATGATGTGGTCGGGCGTGTGAAAACCTATGAAGCGATTGTTAAGGGTGAAAACATACCTGAACCTGGAGTGCCTGAATCCTTTAAGGTTTTGATAAAAGAACTGCAAAGTATCGGTCTCGATGTTAAAATTTTAAATGAAGACGCCCAGGAAATCATGATTGATGACATAGATGAAGATATTCATCAAGTGGCTAAGGAACTTGAGCTAAATATTGGCTCTCCGTCGGCTGTGGCAGTGCCTCCTGATGAAGCACATACCCGCACTAAGGCTGAGTTAGAGCCGGATGTTTTGGATGAATTCGAAGGTACTGATGAAATGGAACCCCTAGAGGAAGAATTAGATATTATTGCTGAAATCGGTGAGATGGATGAAGATAAATTTGATTTAGACGATAGTGGTATTGTGGATGATCTTGAATTACCAGGCCGTAAATCGGTTAAAAAGGTAAAAGGTAAAGATAAAAAACAAACACAGCGTGACTTACTAGAAGAGATAGACGACGAGGAAATTGAGTAA